The Sorangiineae bacterium MSr11367 genome window below encodes:
- a CDS encoding holo-ACP synthase, protein MIVGIGIDVCSIDRMRRALERHGDRFFSRICSPEEREELVGRDPPTALAGRFAAKEAFAKAIDGAPGVGWHEVQVRRAPSGRPRLELHGNALAMVRKVNVERWHVTITHDAGIAAAVVVLEAP, encoded by the coding sequence ATGATTGTCGGCATCGGAATCGACGTCTGCTCCATCGATCGTATGCGGCGCGCCCTCGAGCGCCACGGGGACCGCTTCTTTTCGCGCATCTGCAGCCCCGAAGAGCGTGAGGAACTGGTGGGCCGGGATCCTCCCACGGCGTTGGCCGGGCGGTTCGCGGCGAAGGAAGCCTTCGCGAAGGCCATCGATGGTGCACCCGGTGTCGGGTGGCACGAGGTGCAAGTCCGGCGCGCCCCTAGCGGGCGCCCGCGGCTCGAGCTTCATGGGAATGCGCTGGCCATGGTGCGCAAGGTCAACGTCGAACGCTGGCACGTGACCATCACGCACGACGCGGGGATTGCTGCCGCAGTGGTGGTGCTCGAGGCGCCGTGA
- a CDS encoding pyridoxine 5'-phosphate synthase, with protein sequence MRLHINVDHVATLRNARHTPYPDPIEAARICIQAGAHGITAHLREDRRHIVDDDVRRLGELLRDADEVFNLEMAATAEMVAIAQKTSPDVVTLVPERREERTTEGGLDVRGGGDVLGEYVRALLDVGIKVSLFIAADEAQIEASHRLGVQQIELHTGEYAHAFHDPAARARELDRLAKGAALGHRLGLEVAAGHGLTRDNVVELVRIRELVELNIGHAVIADAVFLSLGGAVRAMAEAIDRGRPH encoded by the coding sequence ATGCGCCTTCACATCAATGTCGACCACGTTGCGACCCTCCGCAATGCGCGGCACACCCCCTATCCCGATCCGATCGAGGCGGCGCGCATCTGCATTCAGGCGGGTGCGCACGGCATTACCGCGCATCTGCGGGAGGATCGGCGGCACATCGTCGATGACGACGTTCGCCGGCTAGGGGAGCTTCTGCGCGACGCCGACGAGGTGTTCAACCTGGAGATGGCCGCGACCGCGGAGATGGTGGCCATTGCCCAGAAGACGTCCCCGGACGTGGTCACCCTCGTTCCCGAGCGGCGTGAGGAGCGCACCACCGAGGGCGGACTCGACGTGCGGGGGGGCGGCGACGTCCTGGGCGAGTACGTTCGGGCGCTGCTCGACGTGGGCATCAAGGTGAGTCTGTTCATCGCCGCCGATGAGGCGCAAATCGAGGCCTCGCACCGCCTGGGGGTGCAGCAGATCGAGCTGCACACCGGCGAATACGCCCACGCCTTCCACGATCCCGCGGCCCGCGCGCGGGAGCTCGACCGGCTGGCAAAGGGGGCGGCACTTGGACATCGGCTGGGCCTCGAGGTGGCGGCCGGCCACGGCCTCACCCGCGACAATGTGGTCGAGCTGGTGCGGATCCGCGAGTTGGTCGAGCTCAACATCGGTCACGCCGTCATTGCGGACGCCGTGTTCCTTTCGCTCGGCGGTGCGGTGCGCGCCATGGCCGAGGCCATCGACCGAGGGCGTCCGCACTAG